The following are encoded together in the Girardinichthys multiradiatus isolate DD_20200921_A chromosome X, DD_fGirMul_XY1, whole genome shotgun sequence genome:
- the LOC124863299 gene encoding Golgi SNAP receptor complex member 2-like isoform X1, with the protein MKMQIQEVQSQMGNLERTDRESVHLLENELQARIDQIFNHLERLEILASKEPPNRRQNAKLRVDQLKYDVQHLRTALQNLQHRRCTRESQEREREELLSRTFTTNDADTSIHIDEAMQLNTGLHNAHQGMDNLLGSGSSILNGLRDQRSTLKGTHRKMLDVANMLGLSNTVMRLIERRATQDKLIMVGGMLLTCIFVFLVIRYLG; encoded by the exons ATGAAAAT GCAAATCCAGGAGGTGCAATCTCAGATGGGAAACCTGGAAAGGACAGACCGCGAATCAGTTCACT TGTTAGAGAATGAACTACAGGCTAGAATCGACCAGATCTTCAATCATCTGGAACGTCTCGAGATCCTGGCCAGTAAAGAACCACCAAACCGCCGTCAGAACGCCAAACT ACGAGTGGATCAGCTGAAGTACGATGTTCAGCACCTGCGGACAGCTCTCCAAAACCTCCAGCACAGACGCTGCACAAGAGAATCCCAGgaaagagagagggaggaaCTCCTCAGCCGCACCTTCACTACAAAT GATGCAGATACCTCCATCCACATAGATGAGGCCATGCAGTTAAACACCGGTCTGCACAACGCACACCAAGGCATGGATAATCTCCTGGGCAGCGGTAGTAGCATCCTCAACGGTCTCAGAGATCAAAGATCAACTCTCAAG GGGACGCACAGGAAGATGCTGGACGTGGCCAACATGTTGGGCCTCTCTAACACAGTAATGAGACTAATAGAAAGACGAGCCACCCAGGATAAGTTAATCATGGTTGGAGGCATGTTGTTGACCTGCATCTTCGTGTTCCTCGTCATCAGATACCTGGGCTGA
- the LOC124863241 gene encoding uncharacterized protein LOC124863241, whose translation MRNIYRLLAQQYDPLGYIIPYTTRAKIIVQHLWDKKRSWDDPNLPEDLLRAWKLWEEELPQLFQITLPRCYTVRGAGCSTTSQTIHVFCDASERAYGSVAYLRSDDGNGQIQVAFVAARSRVAPKKQLSIPRLELCGALTGAQLASVLLKEFTIKIQEVVYWTDSTTVLNWLQSDSCSYKVFVGTRVAEIQELSDIRDWRYVDSASNPADDITRGKTLSQLTGVNRWNSGPSFLLQSSDQWPEVPLGQVTEVTEKLRSTVFCGLTSDLTDRLIPDVQQFNTFQELLEATTRALHGAASGTPPTAEDYHNAELALLRHAQKENFPEEMASLKSDKALPSTSRVLTLAPEYDHTAGLIRVGGRLRRCESLSSDVLHPILLASSHPVSELLIQHYDKQLNHPGSERVFAEVRRKYWLLRGREAIKKHQHNCVDCRKWRGSPQVPKMADLRFFRPAFYSTGVDCFGPRMVKVGRRIEKRWGILYKCLTARAVHLDLLPNMDTDSFLMSLRRFIARRGKPYEILSDQGTNFKGGSKELHEAFSALEPAVKDQLAAQQILFRFNPPNAPHFGGSWEREVRSVRNALRISLGVQTVPEEVLRTVLVDIEGILNSRPLGYISSDLADPDPVTPNCLLMGRPDSSLPQVVYPESEMLSRKRWRHSQILADHFWKHYIRLFLPTLQVRPKWKTEKDDITVGTTVLIVDQQTPRALWQVGTVKSVIPGADRRVRTAVVQVKGRTYTRPVVRLIKRQPYHRTMKTPRRQI comes from the coding sequence ATGCGCAACATCTACCGTCTTCTTGCACAACAGTATGATCCTCTGGGGTATATTATTCCATACACCACCAGAGCTAAGATCATTGTGCAGCATCTCTGGGATAAGAAGAGAAGTTGGGACGATCCCAATCTCCCAGAGGATCTGCTTCGAGCCTGGAAATTATGGGAAGAAGAACTTCCTCAGTTATTCCAGATCACCTTGCCCAGATGCTACACTGTCCGCGGCGCAGGCTGTAGCACCACCAGTCAGACcattcatgtgttttgtgaTGCGTCAGAACGCGCTTACGGATCTGTGGCGTATCTGCGCAGTGACGATGGTAATGGACAAATACAAGTGGCATTTGTGGCTGCCAGATCCAGAGTTGCCCCAAAGAAGCAACTATCAATACCCCGACTCGAGTTGTGTGGCGCCTTAACCGGGGCACAGTTAGCTTCGGTGCTGCTAAAGGAATTCACCATCAAAATCCAAGAGGTGGTATACTGGACAGATTCCACCACAGTGCTTAACTGGCTCCAGTCCGATTCCTGCAGTTATAAAGTGTTTGTAGGCACGAGAGTTGCAGAGATACAGGAGTTATCAGACATCAGAGACTGGCGCTACGTTGACTCAGCCTCTAATCCAGCAGATGATATCACACGAGGGAAAACGCTGTCTCAGCTCACTGGAGTGAACCGCTGGAACAGTGGACCCTCATTTCTTCTGCAGTCATCCGACCAGTGGCCTGAAGTACCTCTAGGCCAAGTTACAGAAGTAACAGAGAAGCTGAGGAGTACAGTGTTTTGTGGTCTGACATCCGATTTAACAGATCGGCTTATACCCGACGTTCAGCAGTTTAATACCTTTCAAGAGCTACTAGAAGCTACTACACGAGCACTACACGGGGCGGCTAGTGGCACGCCTCCCACTGCTGAAGACTACCATAATGCTGAGCTTGCTCTCCTTAGACATGCACAGAAAGAGAACTTCCCTGAGGAAATGGCTTCACTCAAATCTGACAAAGCTCTTCCATCTACTAGCAGGGTGCTAACACTCGCCCCTGAATATGACCATACTGCAGGCTTAATCCGTGTTGGAGGCAGGCTTCGTCGATGTGAAAGCTTAAGCTCAGATGTGCTGCATCCCATTCTACTTGCATCCTCTCACCCAGTCTCCGAACTCCTGATCCAGCATTATGACAAACAGCTAAaccatcctggatcagaacGTGTTTTTGCTGAAGTGCGTAGGAAATACTGGTTGCTAAGAGGAAGAGAAGCTATCAAGAAGCACCAGCATAACTGTGTGGATTGCAGGAAATGGAGAGGAAGCCCTCAAGTCCCGAAGATGGCAGATTTAAGATTTTTCCGACCTGCTTTCTATTCAACAGGCGTGGACTGTTTTGGCCCTAGGATGGTAAAGGTGGGTAGACGTATTGAAAAGAGGTGGGGCATCCTATACAAATGCCTTACAGCTCGAGCTGTCCATCTTGACCTCCTCCCGAACATGGACACTGATTCATTCTTAATGTCACTCAGACGGTTCATAGCTCGAAGAGGAAAGCCTTATGAGATCCTTTCAGACCAGGGCACTAATTTCAAAGGAGGAAGTAAGGAGCTTCATGAAGCCTTCAGTGCCTTGGAACCAGCAGTTAAGGATCAGCTCGCTGCTCAACAGATTCTCTTCCGCTTTAATCCCCCGAATGCTCCTCATTTCGGTGGATCTTGGGAGCGTGAGGTAAGATCTGTAAGGAATGCCCTACGCATCAGTCTAGGAGTTCAGACAGTGCCAGAGGAGGTGTTAAGGACAGTCCTTGTTGACATTGAGGGCATTCTCAACTCTAGGCCTCTGGGCTACATTTCCTCTGACCTTGCCGACCCAGACCCAGTCACGcccaactgcttgttaatggGGCGGCCGGATTCCTCCCTTCCACAGGTGGTCTATCCCGAGTCTGAAATGTTAAGCCGGAAAAGGTGGCGACATTCCCAGATTTTAGCGGATCACTTCTGGAAGCATTACATTCGACTTTTTCTTCCCACTTTACAAGTCAGGCCGAAATGGAAAACAGAGAAGGATGACATCACAGTGGGCACTACAGTACTCATCGTTGATCAGCAAACGCCAAGAGCCCTCTGGCAAGTGGGGACGGTTAAGAGCGTCATACCTGGAGCCGATAGACGCGTAAGGACTGCTGTCGTTCAAGTTAAAGGCAGGACTTATACTCGTCCAGTTGTTCGCCTGATTAAACGCCAGCCCTACCACCGGACAATGAAGACACCTAGGAGGCAAATTTGA
- the LOC124863299 gene encoding Golgi SNAP receptor complex member 2-like isoform X2, translating into METLYHQTNKQIQEVQSQMGNLERTDRESVHLLENELQARIDQIFNHLERLEILASKEPPNRRQNAKLRVDQLKYDVQHLRTALQNLQHRRCTRESQEREREELLSRTFTTNDADTSIHIDEAMQLNTGLHNAHQGMDNLLGSGSSILNGLRDQRSTLKGTHRKMLDVANMLGLSNTVMRLIERRATQDKLIMVGGMLLTCIFVFLVIRYLG; encoded by the exons ATGGAGACGCTTTACCACCAGACCAACAA GCAAATCCAGGAGGTGCAATCTCAGATGGGAAACCTGGAAAGGACAGACCGCGAATCAGTTCACT TGTTAGAGAATGAACTACAGGCTAGAATCGACCAGATCTTCAATCATCTGGAACGTCTCGAGATCCTGGCCAGTAAAGAACCACCAAACCGCCGTCAGAACGCCAAACT ACGAGTGGATCAGCTGAAGTACGATGTTCAGCACCTGCGGACAGCTCTCCAAAACCTCCAGCACAGACGCTGCACAAGAGAATCCCAGgaaagagagagggaggaaCTCCTCAGCCGCACCTTCACTACAAAT GATGCAGATACCTCCATCCACATAGATGAGGCCATGCAGTTAAACACCGGTCTGCACAACGCACACCAAGGCATGGATAATCTCCTGGGCAGCGGTAGTAGCATCCTCAACGGTCTCAGAGATCAAAGATCAACTCTCAAG GGGACGCACAGGAAGATGCTGGACGTGGCCAACATGTTGGGCCTCTCTAACACAGTAATGAGACTAATAGAAAGACGAGCCACCCAGGATAAGTTAATCATGGTTGGAGGCATGTTGTTGACCTGCATCTTCGTGTTCCTCGTCATCAGATACCTGGGCTGA